The following is a genomic window from Bacillus sp. V2I10.
ACTTGCCAGTTTAGAATCATGAAACAACTTTACAGGCTGATTTCCTAATGGAATCGACTTAATCCTGCCCAATTGTTATTATTCAACAAAAAGAGACGTTATCCTTCCTTAATTATCGCCTCCGGATTGTTGATTAAGAAGCAGTCGCATCAGATAGGGAGAAAGGTATACCTTGGTTCACTATTTATGTGCATATAGCTCAAATTCAAACAGTCACTTTTATTCCATTAACTGCCCCGTTTGTAAAATAACAGGCGTTGATCCTTCTTGGATCTACGCTACTCTTTCATTTACGTACACTATTACAATCTAACTTCAAACTTCATTTGCTCTAACATCCTATCAACATTTTACTTGGATCACCTATCTGAATTGAAATAGGTGTTAGCGGTGCTACTTCAACAATACCGTTATTCAATAATTTACTCATTTAATCTCCTCCCCTCTACTGTTTGAATATAGTAAACAAATTGAACCAACGATGATTTGATTTTTTGTAAAAATACTATAATTTAACAGTATTCGACATCGCTAGCCTGTTGGATTTTAGCTGCTAGACCTTACATCTGTGCAACTGGAACAGAGCATGCTGCTACTCGAATTCCTTTTGAAAGTGGTGCAACAAATATTTTTTCAGCAATTAACATGTTGCTTGCAGCATCAGGGCGATCGCAAGGAATGGTAATGAAAAAACCAGAATGATAAGGTAATATTTTATAAAAGAACAATATCTTATATGAAAAATATCAAATTAAGACCTTTCTTTCATATATAGATGAATCTTACTTTTAGAAAATTGTAATTGCAGAATAGATGAGCAACAAACACATTATCAAATTGATTATTTTATCGTATTTTGCAAATACCTTCTTAAAAGCCGAGCCAAATATAGCCCACAATAACAATGCGGCGCAACCTATTAGTATTGTTAAACACACAAAAAAGAGTATAGATATATTTGAATTAACATAAGGAAGGATGAAAGTTGACGCTGCTGTTAAAAAGTACAATATACTTTTTATATTGAGAATCTGGAAAAACAGCCCTGAGAAAAAAGAAGACTTTCCGTAAATGTCTTTATCATTATTTTTTTTAGAAAAAGTAATTTTCCATGCTAGATACAATAAATATGAGGCACCCACGACTTTAAAGTAGGGTTCTACCATTGGTACCCACTTATAAAGACTTGTAGTCATCAATGAGGTTACTGCACCTAGAATAATAAACCCTGAAATGATTCCACTGTTGAAGCGTATGGAGCCTTTAAATCCAAATCTTCTTGCTTCATTCATTACTAAAATATTACTTGGTCCCGGTGTAAAGGATGTAATAATTACGTAGGAAAGGAATGCTGTAAAATTCACGTAGTTAGTCTCTCCTTTTAAATAAAATAATTGAATATCCTGCGTAATTAATTGTAATATAGGACTATCTATCGGTAAAATTGAAATTACAAATAATCATTATCATTTTTTTAAATACAAGGGAGAAGGTTATTGCTAATGGAAATACGACAATTTATTACTTTCCGAACAATTGTTGATGTCGGGAGTTACACAAATGCTGCAATAAAATTAGGCTATACTCAATCAACAATTACTTCTCATATTAAAGCATTGGAAGAAGAAATCGGCGGAGAATTATTTACTTACGTCAAGCGAGAGTTAAAATTGACCTCCTTAGGAAAAGAATTAATTCCTTTGGCCGATGAATTGCTATATACGTATAATCGTATATCCCAAATGAAGAATCATGACAAAGTAAGTGGAGAATTAAAAATTGCTGCACCTGAGTCATTAACTATTTCTAGATTAGGGTCTATTCTGCGAGAGTATTCAACTAAATATCCAGACGTTAAGATTATATTGAGTAACGGAACTTGTGGGCAAAACCAAAAAGACCTTATGAGTGGACATGTTGATATTGCTTTTATGGTTTGGCCCAAATTAGAAGTAAATAATTGTCTTCACTATCAATTACACAAAGAAGAGATCGTTTTAATTACTAGTCCGAATAAAAATCAACATTTTGATGATTATAAAAATAAGGTGACTACTGACTACTTTATTACAAATGAAGAGGGATGCAGTTATCGTTCCATGTTTGAGAGATACTTAGCCAACAATAAACTGCCTAAATTTCAGACAATGGAACTATGGAGTTTGGAAGCTATTAAACAATCAGTAATGAGTGGTTTAGGATTTTCTGTATTACCCTATATCACGGTAAAAAATGAGGTTGAAAAAGGGTTATTAAATATTCTTGAACACAATGAGAGGTTTGAACCCATCTACTCACATGTACTCGTCAAGTCAAAAAAATGGCAATCCCCTGCGGTTGAAAAGTTTATTGAGTTAACATTAGAATCAGTACGGCCACCGATTTATGGCTGACTTATTGTTTTAAAAGGATCTTTATTCAAAGATCCTTTTAAATTTGCTGTACATGTCATCCATTACTTACGCAGCAGCGTCTGAAAATATTTAACTTATTGCCATTCTATTTATTAAAATTTTTTTATGACGCAGCTTAATTTATTACATAGACGTATTAAGAATATAATTATAATGGAGTATACATTATAAATAGTCGATGATAACATGAAATGCGGGAACATAATCGAGGGTGTCTTCTAAAAATACATATAATATAAACAATCTATAGCTATAGCACGTACGAAAAAAACTTATAAGTAAGATTCAAGGAAAGGAAATTTCTATTATAAATTATTCTTTATCAAAAGTAATAATTTATAAATGTAAGTTTGATAACCCTTTTAAAACTTTAAATATTTTAATAGGAGGAAATGATTGTGATAAAACAAATCGACCATCTGGTTTTAACAGTAAAAGATATAGAAGAGACTATAAAGTTTTATACAATTTTTTTGGGAATGAAAGAGGAAACCTTTGGGTTAGGAAGAAAAGCGTTGTGTTTTGGATTTCAAAAAATAAATTTACATGAGGCTGGTAATGAATTTGAGCCTAAAGCAAAACACCCACTACCTGGATCTGCTGATCTTTGTTTTATTTCTGATGAAAATATAGAGAAGGTAATAACGCATCTGAGAAAAAATAATGTGATGATTGAGGAGGGTCCTGTAAAAAGAACAGGTGCACTCGGTCCAATTTTATCCGTATATATTAGAGACCCAGATCAGAATCTCATTGAGATATCACATTACCTAGAGAAGGAATAAAAGAACGATAATTTGTTTTTCAATAGATATTCCCTTCCTCCTGAATTGACTCTGATAATTTACATTTTGATAATTACAAAAAGATCAAAAAAACAATAATAAAAATGGAATCGAACACTTGATTCCTTTATTGAAATAGTATGACTTTTTTCTTAATGTGATTAATAACTTTTTCTTATCCTTTATATGAACTAACCAGTTTTGTTTTAATAGGCTTTATTCAACAATCCTGCCCGATTTGCTTATTCCAGTTATTTTAAAATCAAGCAGTTTAGAAATGCGTGCGTTTGTTTAATAAAATTAGGGTAATAATGAAAGCGTTCGGAAACTCATAAGTGAAGAAAACTTTTTACGGCAGCTAAGAAGGCCGGTAAATTAGCATCATGCACAAAGTGCCCAGCATCTTCTATCGTCACCAATTCGCAATTCGGAATAAGCTCAGAAACTTCCTGCAATTTGTTTTGAGGAATATGACTGGACCCACCGCCTATAATAAGAGTCGGCATGATAATGTCGGTAAGTCGCGTCCACCATTCGGGATTTGGTTCATTAAGCTGCCGCAGAATCGAAGGCACAACCAGCCAATCAAACGGCAGGGGATCAGATGGTTTAGAAGGAACTTCGATCGGCTTATCCAGAAAAGGAGGAGGAGTGTCTTCTACAATCAACCGTTCTATCCTTGACGGAAATGTTTCCGAGAAAAGATAGGATACTGTCCCCCCCATGGAATGACCAATTAACGTAAATCGTTCCAAATTCATAGCATTCGCAAAATGAAGCAAGTCATCGCACATCAGTTCAAAAGTGTATGTACTGGTTCTGTCACTCCCACCATGACCCCGTTGATCTAATGCTAGAACGCGGTATTTTTCTCCTAATACGGCAGCCACTTGATCCCATGATTCTGCACTTTTTCCCAGCGCGTGAAGTGCAACAAGCGGTGCAGAAGGTTCCCCACTCTCACGATATTGAAAAGTGAGTCCATTCAACTCAATTTGATTCACCCGTGTTTCCATCTCAGGTCATCTCCTAGGGCGGGTTTCGTCATTTAAACCCGATTTATTTAATCCATACATATATATTTCAGCGAATGTGTGAATATTTTCTGCGTAAACTCTTCTCCCTTTAGTTTACAGGCAAAATCCTGGTTATAGGTAATCATAGAGAGCACATGGAACCCTATAACAAGTAAAATCCTGGTTTTGGGTAATCATAGAGCGCGTATGTTACCCTGAAACATAAAAAATCCGTTATTTAGGTACTCAAAGAGCGCCTATGGAACCCTGAAACATGAAAAATCCGTTATTTAGGTACTCAAAGAGTGCGTATGATACCCTATAACGGGCAAAATCAGTGTTTTGGGTAATCATAGAGCGCCTATGGAACCCTGAAACATGAAAAATCCGTTATTTAGGTACTCAAAGAGTGCGTATGATACCCTATAACGGGCAAAATCAGTGTTTTGGGTAACACTTGCTTTGATGCACTTTTTTCAGGGTTGAGGCGGTTTTTTTGCTCTACACACTGCTTTGATGCACTTTTTTCCAGGTGGGCACGGTATGAGTGACCAATTAATATTGCTTAATTTGCTCAGAGAATGTAATACTCGCTTTTCTTCTTGCCTTCCTGATGAGCGAGCGCTCCTCACCTGAATCAAATAAATATTTTTCCTCTTCTGTTTCAGGATAAACTCGCGGAACGGCTTTTGGCTTACCCTGTTCATTCAATGAAACAAATGTGATAAAGCTTGTCGCTGCAACTCTGGATTCACCGCTTTTTAAATCTTCTGCCGTTACTTTCACGAATACCTCCATCGATGATCTTCCCGTGAATGTGACGAAAGATTCTAGATGCACCGCATCAGTCGGACGAATCGGATGCAGAAAATCCACCGAATCCATGGATGCTGTGACACATTCTGACCGGCAATGTTTAGCAGCTGAAATTGAGGCTACAACATCTATTGAAGCCATTAATTTCCCGCCGAACAAGGTTTGATGATTATTCGTATCAGGCGGAAGTACACGGTTTGTTTGGAAGACTCTTGATTCTGAACACGGTTTGCTGTTAGGTATTTGTGTCATAGTATTCTCCTTTTGATTGCATTTCTAAGAATTTTGCTGAATTTTATTCTCAAAGTATGGACTTTTTCTAAGCTTCGTATGCTGTTCATAAGAAAATCCAAGCTTTATTAAGAGCCCCTGACTAAAAGCAGATCCGCTAAAGTAATTCCAAAGGGCCTCCCCTTTTCCATATACCCTGCAGGAAGGGCAATGGAAGGATCGTTGAACCAATATACGAAGGAAAAAGGATGGCGCCCGAGATTATATTTTTTCAATGCATAATCAATACCTTCCTGCTGGGAAAAGTATATATCTTCTAATTTTGCTTGTATATATTCAAGTGCTCATTTGATATCTATCCCACTTAGGATCACCAATATGCCATCCAAAAACAGCCGAATAAAAAGCCGATGCTTGCTCAGCACTTTTTCATTCAAAACCTGCCCCTCTTCCCAATATCCATCCCGCCCCCACTCAGATACCCATATTCTAACATATTTCCCTAAAGCGCTCTGCTGATTTTAAACGTTTCAATCCTGTTACAATTCGTCAGATCGGCTCCATAAGGTTTCTTTTTCACAGGATTTCCTTTATAATGCGCACTAGATGATTTTTTTTCAAAAGAAAAAATTATACTTCTAGCTTGAGGAAGGAGATCGATTATGAAAAAAGTCATGTTACCATTAATAACCGGTCTAATGGCTGTTGTTTTAGCAGCATGCGGAGGCAATGAAGAAAGCAAAGAAGCAAAAAATGATGCAAAAAATGATGCAAAAACAGCCGAAACCGATCAGCAGAAGGATCAGCAAAAGCAAATGGAAGAAATGCAAAAGAAATTAGAAGCGCAGCAAGTGGATGAAAAGAAAACTGTTGCTCTTGTGAATGACGAAAAAATCCTTGGCAGCGACTATAACAGCGTCCTGCAATCAACTCAGGGCCAAATGCAGCAAATGGGACAAGACCCTACTTCTAAAGAAGCTGCAGAGCAAGTGAAAAAACAAACACTTGACAGCTTAGTCGGACAAACCCTTCTTCTTCAAGAGGCAAACAAAAAAGGCTATAAAGCATCTGATGAAGACGTTAAAAAGCAGCTTGACGAAACGAGAAAACAGTTTAAAACTGAAAAGGAATTCGAAGCAGCTCTTAAAAAATCTGGCATGGACATGAAAACACTTGAAGCTCAAATTGCAGATGATATTAAATTCAGACAGTATATTGAAAAAGAAGTGCCTGCAGGTGAAATCTCAGATGAAGAAATTCAAAAAACATATGACCAATACGCTGAGCAAGGAAAAAGCAGCGGACAGGAAGTTCCAAAACTTGCAGAAGTAAAACCTCAGATTGAACAATCTCTTCAGCAGCAAAAACAGCAGGAACAGCTTGCTCAAAAAGTGGAAGAACTGAAGAAAAACGCGAAGATTGATCTTAAAATTTAACAGCTAACCCCCTGTGCCATATGAACTGCACCCCAATTGTTAGACATCATCTAACAATTGGAGGTGCAGTTTTTCTATGGATAAATTTTCAAAAGAAGAAAAAATAATTGCCGTTAAAAGATTTCTAACAGGTGAAGATTCTTTTAAGGGAATCGCTAATTCTATTGGTGCAGATACAGGGATAAAGCAAACCTGATTTCCATCATCTTAAATTCGAGTCCCCTCAATGAATCTGTTTTTCAAATAGCATAAACCGATCATTGTACTTCGTGATTCTCTGCAGCAAAACGGCATTCACGATCAGGATCACAAGTGAGATCAGCAGCGTAATTTGTGCTCCCACAAAGAATAAACCGCTTGACTGACCAGCCATCATTCCCACAGCAGGCAGGATAATCAAGCCTCCAATGTTCTGAGCTTCCTGATACGTTTTGACACGAGAGGAGATAAAGACGATAAGCAAGACCGTCATAAGAGACACCATTGGTGAAAGACAAAAGATCAGCGCAAGCCAATTGGCAGATGGAAAGATCATTTCTTCAAACAGCTGAAACCCCAGAATATTAATAATCATTCCGCTCAGCAAAAAGCTCAAAAAGGAGACGAGAAGAGACGGAATAAAAGATCCAAGGATTTTGCTCACAAAGAGTGTTTTAATCGGCACAGGAGAAAAAAGCAAACTCTCAAGTGTACGCCGCTCCTTTTCCCCTGCAAAGCTGTTGGCGGCTACAACACTTGCCGTGATAATCGGCACCAGCAAAAACAAGGACGGAAGCATGTAGTTAATAAACAAATAAACAAATTGCTGTTCCGATGTTTCAAGCACAAGATTCTCCTGTTTCAAATGAGTCAGGAAACTGCTGATCAGCTTCTGTGCATCATTTCCAGCCATCTCTTCGATATCAAAAATAAGAGCACTTCCCAGGAGAGCTGCGGGTATGATTGCTGAAAAAATAACCGGAATAATAATCAGCGTAGCAAACAAATTTTTACTGCGAAAAATATCCCTTAAATCTTTTTTGATGATCGCCTTCATCATTGCGCTATTCATTGTGCATCTCCCTTACTTTAAAATAAATGGATTCAAGATCATGATTTAAAATTTCTGCGGAATAGACATGATGCTTTTCTAAAATCCCCTTCAGTAAAAAAGGTATGTCTTCTTTTGCAGGCAGTGTGAAAATGACTTCGCCTTCTGCACGTTGTTCACAAGGAAACTCCAAGTATCCTTTTCTATGAAGCTTCATATCTGTGTTTACTTTTACCTTGATTTCTTTTAAATACTTTTTCTCAAGTTCAGCCATTGTGCCTTGCTCAACAATGGTCTGATTCAGAAGAAAAGCGAAGGAATCGCAAACAGGTTCCAGCTGATGCAATACATGAGAACAGATAATCATAGTTGTGCCGGTTTCTTCGTTGTATTTTTTCAAATAAGCGAGTACCATTTTGATGCCGTCCGGATCGAGGCCATTTGTCGGTTCATCCAGAAACAGCAATTTCGGACTGTGTAAAAGCGCTTTTCCAAGCGCGAGCCTTTTTTTCATGCCTGTACTGTACGTTCCTGCAGGTTTATCTTTATGTTCAGCCAGATCAAACAGCTCAAGCAATTGAATGATTCTGGATTTATCCTTGACTCCATATAAATCTGCAAAAAAAGCTAAGTTTTCTTCACCGCTTAATTGATGATACAAACCTGCACCTTCTGTGACAATTCCTGAAATCTTTCTGATCTCATCGCCATGTGTTACAGGATCATGATTCAGGATCGAAATCGTCCCGCTGTCAGCTTTAATGACGCCGTTTAATATTCGGATAAATGTTGTTTTCCCAGCTCCGTTTGGTCCAAGGAGCCCTACAATCTTTCCTTGTTCTGCTTTGAAATTGACGTTCTTCAGCACAGTCTGACTGCCAAACGTTTTTGAAACACCCGCGACTTCAATCATCTGTATTCAAGCTCCCTTTTTAATAGAATAATGGAATAAACAGCAGCTGCAGCGAGATATGAGCAAACATGTGCGAGACGATTGCATACTCATACCCTTTTTTCCAATAGAGGTAACCGAAGAACAAACCTCCAATACCATTCAGCAGGAAGCAGCGGAAAAGAATGATACCCGTTAAATCACCAAATACCATTGAAGTGAACGGTAAATGGCCAGCAGCAAATACTAGTGAAGCGATGATGATGGCAGCCCAGAAATAAGATTTCGGCAGCTGCTGCCTCTTTCTTCCGGCCGTTTTTTGAAAAATCCATACCAGCAAACTGACTAAAAACAGCCGCATCAGGGTTTCCTCAAACAATCCGCCTGCCAGAACACCTGCGAATAATCCAAGCCAAGAGAATTCAGGCGTGCTTCCCCCTATCTCCTGAATCTGATACTGAAAGTAAAAGCGGTCTGAACCGACAATAATGAATCCTGCCACTGTTCCAAGAACAATGGAGAGCAGCAGAGATGAACGGTTGAATGGCCTCTTTTTCCCTTTTTCAAAGAGCGATTGCAGGATGTCAAAAGAAAAACCAGTTTTTCGTGCCAGTTTAAAACCAAGAAATGCAAGGAGGAAACTCATTATAAATAATTGAACAGATGATACTAGAGATAAAACAACCATGGAGGCACCGCCGGTCATTTCCTCAAATTCATTTGCAGACACCGCTGATTTTAATGAATTCATTTGATATGGCAGCAAAAGAAAACCAGATGCAAAACAGATGCCTGCAATCAATAAAGCTAATTTCAAATCCATCCCCTTCATTAGCCTCTCCCTCTCAGCTGTTACGTTTTATTACTTTTGCGGTATGACGATCGTTGCAATGTTTCTTCCTGTACGTTCGGGCGAAGGTTTATTAAGCATGGCCTTTTGCAGCAGTTCAGCCATACCCTTTATCAGTTCCATAAATTCGGTATCTGATAAATGAACATTTGCTACAGTGTAACTTACTCCATCTTTCATCAAATCAGCTTCTCCCTGCTGTAAATAATTCTCATACATGCCCATCAGCTGAGTTGTAAAATTCATGAACAATTCTAAATGCTCTTCACTTGATAAGTTTAAAAAGTCTTCCTGCGACTGTACAGATGGTTCATTAAGCGCATAAACTTTTTCAACCGTTCCTCTAATTTGATTTTCTTTTACAACTTGAATGATCTTGGCTTTAAGAAGTTTATTAAGATGTCTGTACAGTGTCGCCTGAGGAACATCTTTGGCCCGCTCCCCCAATTGGCCAACAGTCATTTCTTTGCCGTTCAGCAGAGATTGAACAATTTTCATTCTCACAGGATGCAGGATCAGGTTCATCTTTGATTTATTCAAGTCTTTATCCTCCAGTGTATTCATTGTTATCATTATGAATAACGATAGAATTTACAAAAATTAACTACGTTTATCACTTTTGATAATAATACATTATTTGATAATAATCAATTGTTTTTTCCAAATTTTCTCTTAAAATCATTCTATAAAACCTTTATATAAAGAGGAAGTTATGCATGCAGCAATTTTCCAAGCAGGTTATGATGACAACCCGTTCTGCTTTAATTGGTTCCGTATGTAAATAAGAGAGAACTACGAAACATGGCGAAGGATAGCTGAAATCGTTTGCTGTCAAAAAAGAAGGAAGCGCAAGTTGTACGCATCCCTCCTTCCTTACACATGAACATGTTGTTTAATAATTGTACTTTTTTCCTTTTTCTCCATTTCTTTTTTCA
Proteins encoded in this region:
- a CDS encoding SurA N-terminal domain-containing protein; protein product: MKKVMLPLITGLMAVVLAACGGNEESKEAKNDAKNDAKTAETDQQKDQQKQMEEMQKKLEAQQVDEKKTVALVNDEKILGSDYNSVLQSTQGQMQQMGQDPTSKEAAEQVKKQTLDSLVGQTLLLQEANKKGYKASDEDVKKQLDETRKQFKTEKEFEAALKKSGMDMKTLEAQIADDIKFRQYIEKEVPAGEISDEEIQKTYDQYAEQGKSSGQEVPKLAEVKPQIEQSLQQQKQQEQLAQKVEELKKNAKIDLKI
- a CDS encoding CPBP family intramembrane glutamic endopeptidase, producing the protein MKLALLIAGICFASGFLLLPYQMNSLKSAVSANEFEEMTGGASMVVLSLVSSVQLFIMSFLLAFLGFKLARKTGFSFDILQSLFEKGKKRPFNRSSLLLSIVLGTVAGFIIVGSDRFYFQYQIQEIGGSTPEFSWLGLFAGVLAGGLFEETLMRLFLVSLLVWIFQKTAGRKRQQLPKSYFWAAIIIASLVFAAGHLPFTSMVFGDLTGIILFRCFLLNGIGGLFFGYLYWKKGYEYAIVSHMFAHISLQLLFIPLFY
- a CDS encoding VOC family protein, whose amino-acid sequence is MIKQIDHLVLTVKDIEETIKFYTIFLGMKEETFGLGRKALCFGFQKINLHEAGNEFEPKAKHPLPGSADLCFISDENIEKVITHLRKNNVMIEEGPVKRTGALGPILSVYIRDPDQNLIEISHYLEKE
- a CDS encoding LysE family transporter; translation: MNFTAFLSYVIITSFTPGPSNILVMNEARRFGFKGSIRFNSGIISGFIILGAVTSLMTTSLYKWVPMVEPYFKVVGASYLLYLAWKITFSKKNNDKDIYGKSSFFSGLFFQILNIKSILYFLTAASTFILPYVNSNISILFFVCLTILIGCAALLLWAIFGSAFKKVFAKYDKIINLIMCLLLIYSAITIF
- a CDS encoding ABC transporter permease subunit, with protein sequence MNSAMMKAIIKKDLRDIFRSKNLFATLIIIPVIFSAIIPAALLGSALIFDIEEMAGNDAQKLISSFLTHLKQENLVLETSEQQFVYLFINYMLPSLFLLVPIITASVVAANSFAGEKERRTLESLLFSPVPIKTLFVSKILGSFIPSLLVSFLSFLLSGMIINILGFQLFEEMIFPSANWLALIFCLSPMVSLMTVLLIVFISSRVKTYQEAQNIGGLIILPAVGMMAGQSSGLFFVGAQITLLISLVILIVNAVLLQRITKYNDRFMLFEKQIH
- a CDS encoding alpha/beta fold hydrolase; this encodes METRVNQIELNGLTFQYRESGEPSAPLVALHALGKSAESWDQVAAVLGEKYRVLALDQRGHGGSDRTSTYTFELMCDDLLHFANAMNLERFTLIGHSMGGTVSYLFSETFPSRIERLIVEDTPPPFLDKPIEVPSKPSDPLPFDWLVVPSILRQLNEPNPEWWTRLTDIIMPTLIIGGGSSHIPQNKLQEVSELIPNCELVTIEDAGHFVHDANLPAFLAAVKSFLHL
- a CDS encoding acyl-CoA thioesterase; translation: MTQIPNSKPCSESRVFQTNRVLPPDTNNHQTLFGGKLMASIDVVASISAAKHCRSECVTASMDSVDFLHPIRPTDAVHLESFVTFTGRSSMEVFVKVTAEDLKSGESRVAATSFITFVSLNEQGKPKAVPRVYPETEEEKYLFDSGEERSLIRKARRKASITFSEQIKQY
- a CDS encoding ABC transporter ATP-binding protein: MIEVAGVSKTFGSQTVLKNVNFKAEQGKIVGLLGPNGAGKTTFIRILNGVIKADSGTISILNHDPVTHGDEIRKISGIVTEGAGLYHQLSGEENLAFFADLYGVKDKSRIIQLLELFDLAEHKDKPAGTYSTGMKKRLALGKALLHSPKLLFLDEPTNGLDPDGIKMVLAYLKKYNEETGTTMIICSHVLHQLEPVCDSFAFLLNQTIVEQGTMAELEKKYLKEIKVKVNTDMKLHRKGYLEFPCEQRAEGEVIFTLPAKEDIPFLLKGILEKHHVYSAEILNHDLESIYFKVREMHNE
- a CDS encoding helix-turn-helix domain-containing protein codes for the protein MNKSKMNLILHPVRMKIVQSLLNGKEMTVGQLGERAKDVPQATLYRHLNKLLKAKIIQVVKENQIRGTVEKVYALNEPSVQSQEDFLNLSSEEHLELFMNFTTQLMGMYENYLQQGEADLMKDGVSYTVANVHLSDTEFMELIKGMAELLQKAMLNKPSPERTGRNIATIVIPQK
- a CDS encoding LysR family transcriptional regulator, producing MEIRQFITFRTIVDVGSYTNAAIKLGYTQSTITSHIKALEEEIGGELFTYVKRELKLTSLGKELIPLADELLYTYNRISQMKNHDKVSGELKIAAPESLTISRLGSILREYSTKYPDVKIILSNGTCGQNQKDLMSGHVDIAFMVWPKLEVNNCLHYQLHKEEIVLITSPNKNQHFDDYKNKVTTDYFITNEEGCSYRSMFERYLANNKLPKFQTMELWSLEAIKQSVMSGLGFSVLPYITVKNEVEKGLLNILEHNERFEPIYSHVLVKSKKWQSPAVEKFIELTLESVRPPIYG